One Numenius arquata chromosome 10, bNumArq3.hap1.1, whole genome shotgun sequence DNA segment encodes these proteins:
- the EXOSC3 gene encoding exosome complex component RRP40: protein MAAGSGAPAESCVGQVVLPGDVLLLPTHPEDDGERLRLGAGAAPRGRLLCGPGLRRCATGLLVTKCGLLRHRPAGGGAAGAAGGAYWVDSQQKRYVPVKGDHVIGIVTAKAGDVFKLDVGGSEQASLSYLAFEGATKRNRPNVQVGDLIYGQFLVANKDMEPEMVCIDSSGRSSGMGLIGQDGFLFKVSLGLVRKLLAPKCEIIQELSQLYPFELVLGMNGRIWVKAKTVQQTLIIVNILEACEYMTAEQRKQALAKLSGN from the exons atggcggcggggagcggggcgccGGCCGAGTCCTGCGTGGGGCAGGTGGTGCTCCCGGGGGACGtgctgctcctccccacacaccCCGAGGATGACGGCGAGCGGCTGCGGCTGGgggccggcgcggccccgcggggACGGCTGCTGTGCGGGCCGGGCCTGCGGCGGTGCGCCACCGGGCTGCTGGTGACCAAGTGCGGCCTGCTGCGGCAtcgcccggccggcggcggggcggcgggggcggcgggcggcgcctACTGGGTGGACTCGCAGCAGAAGCGG TACGTACCGGTCAAGGGCGACCATGTCATAGGAATCGTGACGGCCAAAGCAGGAGACGTGTTTAAGCTGGACGTGGGTGGGAGCGAGCAGGCATCTCTCTCCTACTTGGCCTTTGAAGGCGCCACCAAGAGGAACAGGCCAAATGTGCAG GTGGGAGATCTTATTTATGGTCAGTTCCTTGTAGCAAATAAAGACATGGAACCAGAGATGGTCTGTATAGACAGCAGTGGAAGATCAAGTGGAATGGGACTAATTGGACAAGATGGCTTCCTCTTTAAAGTTTCCTTAGGTCTAGTAAGAAA ACTCTTGGCTCCCAAATGTGAAATAATTCAAGAGTTGTCACAATTGTACCCATTTGAGCTGGTGCTGGGAATGAATGGAAGAATATGGGTAAAAGCAAAAACAGTTCAACAGACTTTAATTATAGTAAATATTTTGGAAGCCTGTGAGTATATGActgcagaacagagaaaacaaGCGCTTGCCAAATTGTCAGGGAATTGA